One window of Candidatus Nitrospira kreftii genomic DNA carries:
- a CDS encoding dTDP-3-amino-3,4,6-trideoxy-alpha-D-glucose transaminase gives MENMATDIGSQQPRPSTIQVADPGADARSDSEVILAAIERVLCGGHYILGQEVECFEKEWAEYLGVSYCVGVASGTDALALALRATGVLPGDEVVTVSHTAVATIAAIEAIGAVPVFVDIDSRSRCMDPNLLREAMTPRSRAIVPVHIYGQPAAMEQILCVARQYRCFVIEDSAQAHGAAIGGRKVGTFGDAAAFSFYPTKNLGAIGDAGAVVSNDAAIDARLRSLRQYGWRERYVSDQVGINSRLDEVQAAILRVKLRHLDRRNQKRRTIAARYRAALAGTGAVAPRDIPDTTHAMHLFVLESRMRSSLAGHLSEAGIATALHYPIPVHRQPAYVGRIAGADRLPVTEALYERLLTIPCHPDLTDEQVQVVCEQLQTWSEATSLVMQPAFHRSEGTLS, from the coding sequence ATGGAAAACATGGCCACCGATATTGGTTCTCAGCAGCCGCGGCCTAGCACTATTCAAGTGGCCGATCCCGGCGCAGATGCACGAAGCGACTCTGAGGTGATTCTTGCGGCCATCGAGCGCGTGTTGTGCGGAGGCCATTACATTCTTGGCCAAGAAGTAGAATGTTTCGAAAAAGAGTGGGCGGAGTATCTAGGAGTATCCTATTGCGTTGGGGTGGCGAGTGGAACGGATGCGCTTGCCCTGGCTCTGAGGGCAACTGGCGTCCTGCCTGGTGATGAAGTCGTGACAGTCTCTCATACCGCGGTCGCCACTATCGCCGCAATTGAGGCAATCGGAGCCGTTCCTGTATTTGTCGATATCGATTCAAGATCAAGATGTATGGATCCAAACTTGCTCAGGGAGGCCATGACTCCGCGGTCTCGTGCGATTGTCCCGGTGCATATCTATGGCCAGCCGGCAGCTATGGAACAGATTCTTTGCGTGGCTCGACAATATCGATGCTTCGTGATCGAAGATAGTGCGCAAGCGCACGGGGCAGCCATCGGTGGTCGGAAAGTCGGAACGTTCGGGGATGCCGCGGCATTCAGTTTCTATCCGACAAAAAATTTAGGTGCGATTGGAGATGCCGGTGCGGTGGTCAGCAACGATGCAGCCATTGATGCGAGGCTCCGCTCGTTGCGCCAGTATGGTTGGCGTGAACGGTATGTCAGTGATCAGGTTGGAATCAATTCTCGCCTCGACGAAGTACAGGCAGCCATTCTTCGGGTGAAGCTTCGTCATCTCGATCGCCGCAACCAAAAGCGGAGAACCATTGCCGCGCGATATCGTGCGGCTCTCGCAGGGACGGGCGCCGTTGCGCCGCGCGACATTCCCGACACCACCCACGCGATGCATTTGTTCGTCCTGGAAAGCAGAATGCGTAGTAGTTTGGCAGGGCACCTCTCCGAAGCAGGGATTGCCACCGCGCTGCACTATCCGATTCCCGTGCATCGGCAGCCAGCCTATGTGGGGCGGATTGCTGGGGCAGACCGCCTGCCCGTTACGGAAGCTCTGTATGAACGGCTCCTCACGATCCCTTGTCATCCGGATTTGACGGATGAGCAGGTACAGGTGGTCTGTGAGCAATTGCAGACTTGGTCAGAAGCGACTTCACTAGTAATGCAGCCAGCGTTTCATCGTTCGGAGGGGACCTTGTCATGA
- a CDS encoding NAD-dependent epimerase, protein MSFAHPNSIRNRLRGARVLITGGLGFIGSNLAIRLVHEGAEVTLIDSMIPEYGGHLWNIEPVRDQVRVNIADVRDEHAMKYLLQHRDYLFNLAGQTSHLDSMDHPHQDLDINAKAQLSLLECCRQHNREIKVVFAGTRQIYGKPRYLPVDEQHPLDPVDVNGINKLAGELYHQLYHRVYGIRAVVLRLTNTYGPRMRVVDARQTFLGIWIRNLLDGRPIAVFGDGAQVRDFNYVDDVVDALLLAALSDEADGETYNLGDEHPLNLKETAQLLIRCHGRGSYQLVPFPSERQSIDIGDYYGDFRKISSQLSWKPSVSLADGLERTLNYYGKHGHRYWFSAAAA, encoded by the coding sequence ATGTCTTTCGCGCACCCCAATAGCATACGAAACCGTCTTCGCGGCGCGCGTGTCCTCATAACCGGTGGGCTCGGATTTATCGGATCGAACCTTGCCATCAGGCTCGTGCATGAGGGTGCCGAAGTGACGCTGATCGACAGCATGATTCCTGAGTATGGAGGGCATCTCTGGAATATCGAACCGGTGCGGGACCAGGTGCGTGTCAATATTGCCGATGTCCGTGATGAGCACGCGATGAAGTATCTCCTGCAACACCGCGACTATCTGTTCAATCTCGCCGGCCAAACGAGCCATCTGGACTCGATGGATCATCCTCACCAGGATCTGGACATCAATGCAAAGGCTCAATTGTCCCTCCTCGAATGCTGCCGGCAGCACAATCGAGAGATCAAGGTTGTGTTTGCGGGGACACGCCAAATCTATGGGAAGCCTCGCTATTTACCGGTTGATGAACAACACCCACTTGATCCCGTTGATGTGAATGGCATCAACAAATTAGCAGGTGAGTTGTACCACCAGCTCTATCATCGTGTGTACGGAATTCGGGCGGTCGTCCTTCGCTTGACGAATACCTATGGGCCTCGGATGCGTGTGGTCGATGCGCGGCAAACATTCCTCGGTATCTGGATTCGCAATCTTCTAGACGGTCGCCCTATCGCTGTCTTTGGGGATGGCGCACAGGTGAGGGATTTCAACTATGTCGACGATGTTGTAGATGCGCTGCTGTTGGCAGCCCTGTCCGACGAAGCCGATGGTGAAACCTATAACTTGGGAGACGAACACCCGCTGAACCTTAAAGAAACTGCTCAGCTGTTAATACGATGTCACGGGCGTGGGAGCTACCAGTTGGTTCCGTTCCCTTCTGAACGGCAGTCCATCGACATCGGAGACTACTACGGAGATTTCAGGAAGATCAGCAGTCAATTGAGCTGGAAACCGTCTGTCTCATTGGCCGACGGTCTGGAACGAACTCTGAATTATTATGGAAAACATGGCCACCGATATTGGTTCTCAGCAGCCGCGGCCTAG
- a CDS encoding hypothetical protein (conserved protein of unknown function) — translation MNDMVVSVPPAASFLSVGLPLKISLSLDQQKSMYGSTLLGWKDHAWLICEWPLQLSHDQQVTGGTPCTVSYLHEGKLVGYRSEIRDLISSPVPLLFIAYPKTVEEMHLRKHVRVSSNEPILLMRTDPDHSSQSTLPTSDYFGGLLKDLSEGGCSVALVQRPAWLRPGSTVRLEFELPGLGHITNLTGVVKNADARHGSDMIGIEFRFNELEYIEYRGWGGSVRNAIEQCVFQKVSASFLTS, via the coding sequence ATGAATGACATGGTCGTGTCCGTCCCCCCGGCAGCGTCATTTTTGTCGGTCGGACTGCCATTGAAAATATCTTTGTCTCTTGACCAGCAGAAGAGCATGTATGGTTCGACGCTCCTCGGATGGAAAGATCACGCCTGGCTGATCTGTGAATGGCCGTTACAGCTCAGCCATGATCAACAAGTTACCGGCGGCACGCCGTGCACCGTCAGCTACCTTCATGAGGGAAAGCTTGTCGGCTATCGGAGCGAGATACGCGATCTGATCAGCTCACCGGTGCCGCTTCTTTTTATTGCCTACCCCAAAACGGTCGAAGAGATGCATTTGCGAAAGCATGTGCGTGTGTCATCGAACGAGCCGATTCTGTTGATGCGAACTGACCCAGATCATTCATCCCAATCGACTCTGCCCACGAGCGATTACTTTGGTGGCTTGCTGAAAGATCTCAGTGAGGGGGGGTGCAGCGTGGCGTTGGTCCAGCGGCCGGCCTGGCTGCGTCCCGGCAGCACCGTCCGTTTGGAGTTCGAGCTGCCTGGATTGGGACACATCACCAACTTGACCGGCGTTGTGAAGAATGCAGACGCGCGGCATGGGAGTGACATGATCGGTATTGAGTTTCGCTTCAATGAACTGGAGTACATCGAATATCGGGGGTGGGGCGGATCGGTCCGAAACGCCATCGAACAGTGTGTCTTCCAAAAAGTCAGCGCCTCATTCCTCACCTCGTAG
- a CDS encoding putative Metal-dependent phosphohydrolase: protein MATKRIAIEQLIPGMFVVEMDVPWYRTPFLFHKRQINDLHTIELMKQHGIRMVTIDTSKGADLPSTTTQPSANVESVTSNVSLPEEPNTQQIIEHAHGDQPALIIYAQAQEAVERIFDDLERGVPPTPEATKAIVSNVLNQVLNDRAAIAIQVAVQKIKQFDRSLTTHALDACILSLIVAIESELDRPLQELVGMGALLHDAGYVRLPRNLVRKRDQCTGQDKTLLEQHCKLGVTLLSERPGMHEDVLRIVREHHERADKSGFPAGLDHDQISRLAQIVGIVDFYDGMVSRRGARPAMIPHDAVRQLFLAGERGQFEKTLVEVMIRSIGVYPVGSLVRLNTGEQAVVVGANPQQRLKPLVKVTTDPQGGSYATPIEIDLAAPSSDHTVRSVLRVLDPVRERVNIGIHLDTTLPRAA from the coding sequence ATGGCGACAAAGCGCATTGCAATCGAGCAGCTCATTCCCGGCATGTTCGTCGTCGAGATGGATGTTCCCTGGTACCGGACACCGTTTCTTTTTCATAAGCGACAGATCAACGATCTGCACACTATCGAGCTCATGAAGCAACATGGGATCCGGATGGTGACAATTGATACCAGCAAAGGAGCCGATCTCCCCTCAACGACGACTCAACCGTCCGCAAACGTCGAGTCAGTCACTTCGAATGTTTCCCTTCCAGAGGAGCCCAACACTCAGCAGATAATCGAACACGCCCATGGTGATCAGCCCGCGCTGATCATATATGCGCAGGCACAAGAAGCAGTTGAGCGCATTTTTGATGACCTCGAGCGTGGAGTCCCGCCGACTCCCGAGGCGACAAAAGCCATCGTCTCGAATGTCCTGAACCAAGTCCTCAATGACCGGGCTGCCATCGCAATTCAAGTTGCCGTTCAGAAAATCAAACAGTTCGATCGGTCTCTGACAACCCACGCATTGGATGCCTGCATCTTGTCCCTTATCGTAGCCATTGAAAGCGAGCTCGATCGACCGCTGCAAGAATTGGTGGGAATGGGAGCCCTGCTCCATGACGCAGGCTATGTCCGCCTCCCACGCAATCTGGTTCGGAAGCGAGACCAATGCACCGGGCAAGACAAGACACTACTGGAACAGCATTGTAAGCTCGGCGTGACACTCCTTTCGGAACGTCCCGGTATGCACGAGGATGTCCTTCGAATCGTGCGGGAGCATCATGAACGGGCAGACAAGAGCGGCTTTCCAGCCGGGCTTGATCATGACCAGATCTCACGCCTTGCTCAAATCGTCGGGATCGTCGATTTCTATGACGGCATGGTCAGTCGACGCGGGGCCCGGCCAGCAATGATTCCCCATGATGCCGTCCGGCAACTCTTCCTCGCTGGAGAACGGGGGCAATTTGAAAAGACCTTAGTGGAGGTGATGATTCGAAGCATCGGCGTCTACCCAGTTGGAAGTCTGGTCAGGCTCAACACAGGCGAACAGGCAGTAGTCGTCGGAGCCAACCCGCAGCAACGGCTTAAACCACTCGTCAAAGTCACGACCGATCCCCAAGGCGGCTCCTATGCGACACCGATCGAAATCGACCTAGCTGCGCCGTCCTCCGACCACACTGTACGGAGCGTGCTGCGTGTGCTCGACCCGGTTCGTGAGCGCGTCAATATCGGCATACATCTGGACACAACTCTGCCACGAGCCGCCTAA